The nucleotide sequence AAGTCTTTCCAAGTTGCTGGAGATAAGAATGTCCATGGAAGGAGATGAAGTTAACACAAACTCCCTTCTCCTATCATATATGCCGGTTTTAATAAAATCATATAGAACCTTGTTCTCATTGGAAGCGCAAATTAATTTATTGATTGGAAGTCCCATGTTTTTAGCATAATATGCAGCTAAAATATTTCCAAAATTTCCCGTAGGCACAACTACATTGATAGGTTCTCCCAGCTTTATTTCTTCATTTCTCACCAGACTCATGTAGGCATAGAAGTAATAGGCTACCTGCGGCACAAGCCTACCGATATTAATTGAATTAGCAGAAGAGAACATGGAATTTTTGCTGAGCAGCTTCTTCTTAACCTCTTCATCATTAAAGATTGCCTTAACTCCGTTTTGTGCATCGTCAAAGTTGCCTTCAATTCCAACTACAAAAGTATTGCTTCCCCTGTGGGTTCTCATCTGCAGCTTTTGTATTTCACTTACGCCCTTCTCCGGAAAGAATACGATGATTTTAATTCCATCCACATCCGAAAAACCTTCCAGAGCAGCCTTGCCCGTATCTCCGGAAGTGGCAGTAAGAATAACAACCTCCCTATTCATATTCTGCTTTTTTAAAGAGGTGGTGAGTAAATAGGGAAGTATAGATAGTGCCATATCTTTAAAAGCAATCGTTGGCCCATGAAATAGTTCCAGAAAATAAACTCCTGCTGCTTTTTTCAGCGGGGCTATCTCCTCATGATCAAATTTTTTATCATAAGCGCTGTTTATACAATACCGCAATTCCTCTTCACTAAAGTCTGTAAAAAATTCCCTCATAACATTATAAGCAACTTCTTTATAATCCATTCCTACCATCAAATTCAAATTAATTCTGAGTTTTGGTATGGAATTTGGTACATACAGCCCTCCATCCGGTGCTATTCCGGATATTATGGCTTGACTGGCTGTTTTAAGTCCTTTGCTGCCCCTTGTACTCCTATATAACACTGACATATGATCACTCCCCAATAAAATAATCCATCAATTTATAGCCCTCTTCAAATTTCAAACCGGATAATATGGCCCCGTCTTCGTCAAAGGAAAAAATGTTATTCTTTTCTTTCCTGCTGTCGTATATTACAAATGGTACAGGGGCAGAAGTATGAGTTCTTAAAACTAATGGCGTCGGATGATCCGGAAGCACCATAATTTTATATTCTTCTCCCATCTTGTCCATTTCTGACCTTACATAGCCTGCTATCTTCTCATCAATTAATTCAATGGATTTGACCTTATTTTCCAGCTCATTTCTATGACCACATTCATCCGGTGCCTCTATATGAATATAAACAAAGTCATCACCGTTTTTTAATGCATCCACTGCCGCCCGAGCTTTTCCCTG is from Clostridium thermarum and encodes:
- the thrC gene encoding threonine synthase, coding for MSVLYRSTRGSKGLKTASQAIISGIAPDGGLYVPNSIPKLRINLNLMVGMDYKEVAYNVMREFFTDFSEEELRYCINSAYDKKFDHEEIAPLKKAAGVYFLELFHGPTIAFKDMALSILPYLLTTSLKKQNMNREVVILTATSGDTGKAALEGFSDVDGIKIIVFFPEKGVSEIQKLQMRTHRGSNTFVVGIEGNFDDAQNGVKAIFNDEEVKKKLLSKNSMFSSANSINIGRLVPQVAYYFYAYMSLVRNEEIKLGEPINVVVPTGNFGNILAAYYAKNMGLPINKLICASNENKVLYDFIKTGIYDRRREFVLTSSPSMDILISSNLERLLYILADGNSEVVKDFMNKLQVEGYYEIGDSMKAGLKDLFAAYASEEETFQAIREVFEGDRYLIDTHTAVGYSAYKDYQSFTQDIDTKVVIASTASPYKFNTSVMGALDERYKAVDEFSLIDIMSQISKVPVPAAVKDINKRPVIHNRVCRKEDMKDVVEEILGLNK